TAACTTTAGTATTGCGCAAAAGTGAAATTAGCGGCAGAATGATATAGCCAAAAATTAAATAACTATTGCCGAAACTTAATCTGCGGCAGTATCAGGACAGGAATTTAAGGTGCGCAGAGTGTAGACCTGAACTTGCCACCTTATGATGACAagatacccccccccccccccctaaccTACTACCTATTGGTTCTCATTGGGTTGCTAGTAATCGCAGCAAGAATGAGAATGGCAACAAAGTTCTTTGAATGACTCTCAAATGGGTtggaaaaaataacataaaaacgaTCAATCAATGACATTTACACATTTTTCCAGCTTCAATATTTACCTTTCGTATTCTTGTAGAAATACTTCCCTAACATTAAACAAATCTCAAAATCTTAAATTTGTAATATGTTAATGGCAAATGAAAAAATGCGAAACGCAGACAATGCGATGTTACGACATTGTTAAGACTTAGCGACACGTAGTTAAACTTTGAATTTTCCTTATTAAAAAACTGCATAAACTGACTCCACAAATGTTGTAGAAAAAATGTAGGCGTGGCTAAAAAATTACAtcgacaaaaaaattattcgtcCTTGATTTTCTTGTCATCCTTATGGTGTAAGAAGACAACACTAAAGATGCAAATACCAATCATCATGCTGAAGGCTGATGCGTAGTACGGATAGGCTGATACAATGAAACGTTCATATTGCGTGTGTTGCTTGGGTCGGACCGAAACCTAGATGAAAAACAGACAAATGATATATCGAAAAAAACcatgcctatcatatttgatCAGAAATTTATCTCGAACGCCATGCGTTTGGCTCCTAAATACATGGCTTCCTCCTTATGATTTTATATACAGCAGGGTAGGCTGTTATTTATCTCAAGGAACCAGGTAGAGTAAAAACTGAAGATTTGAAAGCAAcaattacaacaacaacaacaacaacaacaaacaactaaCCTGTGTTGAACTAAACAAATGAGTATATCCAATTCGATCGTAATCAACTTTAAATTTGAACACACCATAAACATCCGGCAATTTAAATTGAACGCTAAATACTCCAGTGGCCGACGGCTTCAAGTAAGTACGCACAAAAGGATCGATACGGAAGAATTCCATTTGCACATCACTAGCCTGGAATGGCACCCATTTACCATTTGCAAATTCTTCGATCTTGATGTTGTAAACAACGTTCTGTTCGATGGTGTAAGCCATAGGAGGAATTTTTTCGCCGGCCAAATGATGAGATACTGAAACTGCTCGAATGAGACCGCTTTGCTGGAAGGTCCACTTGGCAACATCAATAGCAACTTTCATGTTTCCAGACTGAGGAAAGctaaaagaagaaaattcaagAAGAAAGCTAAATTcagattttttgaaaagtaaattGCAGGAGTGTATCAAGAGTTTTCATGGAGTGATTTGgtttgacaaaaacaaaaatttcaaaaaagagaaagaaaaaagactAATATTTGCCATAACATGACGAACCTCCAAAAAATGTTACAAGCGAAAAAAAGTATCTTGTTTGACTCACAATTTCGATGCAGTCTGAGCAGCATTTTGTGCTCCTGACATAAAAAATTGATCACTAAAGAAATCCAAAGAGCCACAAAATACCACTCGCGCATTGTTTCGAGCTTGCTGGCCACCAATGAGAAGTGTGTTTTTACCAACAGCCAGTGGATACTATAAAAACAGTGTTATAGAACTTAAGAATAAATATGCAGACTGATGGATAGTCTATACATGTTGTATGAAAACAGAGTAAACGCTCACCTCAGTGATTTTCTCATCAGGATAATACGAATAAGCAGTTGAAGAAGCTGTTAATATTTCTAACACAAGTGGGTTATCAGAGTCAGCGGTCATTCCAACTCCTTTAAACAAGATGGGTGCTTCGACTGTTGAAGGAAACATGACTTTTGATTTAATTAAATTCTTGCCTTCCGATAATACAGTGGTGTgctgaaaaaaagatttatgaaTGAATGTTGAGCTattgtgcaaaaaaatcttAGTTTATGGTCAAAACTAAGTATAGTTTTGAATCCATGTCTCTAATGATAAATACACTGAAGTTTTATTTGTGAATTATAAAACCATGGTGTAAAACTGATTTCAAAATACAAAGAGAATGTCCTtttataattaatattttttatgtaataattAATTACTGTGATATAGAAGGCTTTACTGAATCAGAAGGCTTTCTTGAGCCTTTAATACAAAGATTGTCATAATGGTCACTAGTATCTTTAGCAATACTAAAACCAGCAGTTACACACATAAACAAAACTTG
The genomic region above belongs to Hydractinia symbiolongicarpus strain clone_291-10 chromosome 4, HSymV2.1, whole genome shotgun sequence and contains:
- the LOC130641432 gene encoding dolichyl-diphosphooligosaccharide--protein glycosyltransferase 48 kDa subunit-like — its product is MEANSTCHKLLSFTILSFFTISLVYGKTLVLLDNPSIKETHSIFFNNLKGQGFDLVYKTADDASLSLTKYGEYLYKNVIIFSPTVEEFGGSIDVAAITDFIDNGGNVLVAGSSAVGTPIRELGSDCGIEFDEEKTSVLDHHNFDVSDDGTHTTVLSEGKNLIKSKVMFPSTVEAPILFKGVGMTADSDNPLVLEILTASSTAYSYYPDEKITEYPLAVGKNTLLIGGQQARNNARVVFCGSLDFFSDQFFMSGAQNAAQTASKFFPQSGNMKVAIDVAKWTFQQSGLIRAVSVSHHLAGEKIPPMAYTIEQNVVYNIKIEEFANGKWVPFQASDVQMEFFRIDPFVRTYLKPSATGVFSVQFKLPDVYGVFKFKVDYDRIGYTHLFSSTQVSVRPKQHTQYERFIVSAYPYYASAFSMMIGICIFSVVFLHHKDDKKIKDE